The Aspergillus fumigatus Af293 chromosome 5, whole genome shotgun sequence nucleotide sequence CCTCACCGAGAAAGTCCTACAAGCCATCGGCGTGTCCCTGGGCTACGACGAGTCCTACTTCGACGAGATCTGCACGGAACCCATGGCCTTCTACCAGTTGCTTCATTACCCTCCCCAGCCTGCCGACGCCGACCCGCTGCAGCGCGGTATCGGCGCCCACCGCGACTTTGGCGTCATCACGCTGCTGCTACAGGGGATGTCCCCGGGCTGGAGGTGTGGGACGAGGAGTCGCAGTCATATTACCCTGTGTCACCAATCGAGGGGGCATATGTGGTGCACCTAGGGAATCTTTTCCAGCAGTGGCCGAATGATAAATACATGTCCAACGTGCACCGGGTGATCAACCGGTCGGATGTAGACCGGTACTGCATCCCGTTCAACTACAATGGGAATCTAGACTTTGTGATCCGGTGCATTGACTCGTGTCGCGCGAAGCCGGAGGACGAAAAGTATGCGCCCATCTCGGTGGATGACTACATCCGGCAGAAGTATAAGGATGTGTATGGGCGTGTGGGCATCTATTCGGTTGCTGAGCGGGTCAAGACATAGGCAGTGGCTTGATCATACAGGTGTGCTGCTCTGGCTCAATGCTATGTTATTTATCTTGTTGAAGTGCAATTGCCAAAAGATTTTACTGATTATATGACCATTTGCCTGGCTTTGACTGTACACCACCATTCTTAGCCAATTCTCGATCATATTCGGCAACGTCTGCTCCTTTGACTAGCCGAAACCCGACGACCCCTGAATCGCAGGTATATGTAGCAGCTAGACAGTCATTCGTTTAGAAGAATGAGACCTTCATTATTTTTCATAGACCATAGAAATTACTAGTTGTCAGTAAACTGATACAGTGTTATTATTCTTAACAAACTTTTATCACCTAGACTTCTACAGTCATTGCAATTGTTATTTTCTTCTATATGTGACCGTCAGATCACGAGTTATGCGCCGTACGCGTTTGCAATGCACCAATGCAATTCTGCATTGCTCTAGATAATAGTCGAAGTAGAGCCAAAAGTACTCTTATTTGTACTGAATGCCACTTCCTCAAAGGCGAGGGACGATCTCTCCTGGCGCTCGAGAGGAACATGCGATTCGAGAAGGCAAACATTATGAGACTGGTCAAAAGGGTGACAATCCAATGCTTCTCTTCATTATGAGTAAAATTCACTCACCTGATCTTTCTTTGTTCGACGCTCACGCACCGATTACATCTCCATCGTAAAGGCTCCCCTAGCCGCCGTGACAGGATGCGCCTATACATAGCCACAGCATATAAGGCTGACAGGCGCATCAATGGATACGTGTCCAGCCAAGTCGGATTTGTCCTTTCCTATGACGATATATGCCAATATAGACTAATTGCCCCTGGTAATATATTCAACAGGTTCAAGCCCTGCTCTTCTAACTCATCCCATCCTAAGACGGAATAAAGTGAGCTGCTGACATATCACACAGAGAGCATTTTCGTCAATGAACATATTGCTTACTTTTGCTCCAAATTTCACTCGCTTGATGGTCAGCCAAAATGACGCATTGAAATAGCCGCCCAAATATACCCAGGGTTTCATCAACGCATTTCCGTGACGAATCATTGGAGAGAAGAGTTGGGCAACGATTATCGTCGGCAATCAGAAGCCAGAATTAGATCCACTAAAGCAGTTTCCTTCCCCCACTTCTTATTGTTTTAGATATAGACTCATACACAAACTTCGCATTGATGGGACCGCCGATTCTTGACCATTCCTGGCCAATGGGGTAGAATTCATAGGCGCCACAGGGTACACAATGGTATATCCATAAATGGCTTTGATTCTGCTCCTGTCGCTCAAGTTTCAGAACGCACTATTCTTTCCTGCATACCTTCAACGTACTCACTCGTATACCGCGGCGTAGTTCCCAAATGTCATCCTCTGATACTACCAGCATCGTCAGGCCGTTGAGCCCATCAGCGATGGAGACGTCAATTCCAGAGCATGATCCGGAAGCAACACTCCTTGAGATGGAGGACATGGGGCATGACATGGCACCAGATGAGGATACTCTAGCAATATTCCTAGAGATGGGGAACATGGTGCAAGCCATGgcacaagaagaggagactcAAGCAATACACCTAGAGATGGAGGACACGGCGCGTGACATTGTACCGGAGCAGGAATTTGGAGTGTTGCTCCTTCAGATGGAGGACATGGTGCAAGACATGAGTGACATGCTATTGGAAGCGGCGACAATGCAGGAAACAAAGGTAATGCAACCAGATTCCCCAGTGGCCGTGTTGATTCCGCCAGGATCGATGGGCGGAATAAAGCTGATAGAATGTTGCAAGTCCTTTCTCGATGCGGCCATTGGTTTTCAGAAGACCGGTGCAAACACTGTAAAGGGCATCTCGCGGGGTCGTTAATGCCTTTTGCTGATAAGTGTCCTATGCCAGAGTAAGATGGGAGTGTTATCTTATTTTTAGTATATAGAATCCCGGACCTCTCACCCTCCAGGCGGATCTGCCTGCCTAGGGTGTGAACTAAGTGATCCTCGGGGTCGGCAGCCCTTGGGTGATGCTTAATATATAGAACGAGAATGTTTAGGTGAATATTACTAGCAAGGTAGAGTGATACGATAATTGAGTTAGttatattataataatagtacTTTATAACATGACCTGTAATAGAAATTATAAaatatatactattaaaGATATTAATAGAGGAAAGAGTTTTAGGAGCTTCTCTAGATCAGGAGAGGGAATAAGACCATCTAGATTCCTTCTCTTTAGCATTCACAGTAGGTCTGCAGTCTGCACTCTACCTAATCATTTAATGATTCCTTATACCTCTAACGGTCGGCTCCTTGATCTGGGATGTGGGATGGGAATCTGGGCGATTGAACTAGCAAAAGCATATCCAGATGCTGCAGCGTAGTGGACTGACCGAACCTTTATGAGAGAATTTTCAACCATCTTCACTGTGGCTCTTGGCTTGAGCAGTTGCAAATTGATTTTGAGTCTCAGTGCAACAGTCAATCGCTGAAAGGAACTTGGCTCCTTTTTTGGTATCAAAGTTTAGAGACTGCTGGGATTATTCCGCGATGGAAAATCAGTCCTAATACATCTGTCAATTTGGCGGCCTTTGCGAACGGGTATCCAAAGCCAGAGTTGGCACTCATTGATGCTCAAGCTTTAAAGGAAGCAGCTGACGAATGGAGCACCCTTGAACTCGGTGTTCAGTTTAAATGGGTAGCTAAATTGGAGATGCTACATTCGCCCTCACCTTCGCAGGCGATCAAGATGGCGTCCTCGCTGATGCGTTTTCCAGACGACGTAGACCTGAATGTGCTTAACGTATACAATGCAGCTTTCGGACGAAGAATTGTGCAATACACGTCTTGGGCCATCATCATGAGTTTGCACCAGAGCTGGAAGATTCCACAGATCACTACGCAGTGCAAATCAGTCCACGTAGCCCGCTCTCAGTGATGGGTATGAGTTCCCTCCTCAGATACAACCGTCTGATGTAGAACGCCGAAGCACTCTATAAATTTCCCGGAAAATCACTTGGATGGAAAG carries:
- a CDS encoding putative oxidoreductase, 2OG-Fe(II) oxygenase family, whose translation is MDYLNQVTALTEKVLQAIGVSLGYDESYFDEICTEPMAFYQLLHYPPQPADADPLQRGDVPGLEVWDEESQSYYPVSPIEGAYVVHLGNLFQQWPNDKYMSNVHRVINRSDVDRYCIPFNYNGNLDFVIRCIDSCRAKPEDEKYAPISVDDYIRQKYKDVYGRVGIYSVAERVKT